From Pulveribacter suum, a single genomic window includes:
- a CDS encoding SIS domain-containing protein, which translates to MLEQRIQQHFIDSADLKYQTSQALSGAIAAAVHALVASITSGAKLLACGSGPCGALAQQFAALCVGGFERERPELAALALVPDATWMPSSATDTAAAPLARQVRALGQAGDVLLAFSTGGNEAALLQAVQAAHERDMTVVALCGRDSGALAALLRETDVQICVPHDRPARVREVQALVLHCLCDGMDAQLLGDQEILL; encoded by the coding sequence ATGCTTGAGCAACGGATCCAGCAGCACTTCATCGACAGTGCCGATCTCAAATACCAGACCTCCCAGGCCCTGAGCGGCGCCATCGCCGCAGCGGTGCACGCGCTGGTGGCCTCCATTACCAGCGGCGCCAAGCTGCTGGCCTGCGGCAGCGGCCCTTGCGGCGCCTTGGCCCAGCAGTTCGCGGCCTTGTGCGTGGGCGGTTTCGAGCGTGAGCGGCCCGAGCTGGCCGCCCTGGCGCTGGTGCCGGACGCCACCTGGATGCCGTCATCGGCCACGGACACCGCTGCAGCGCCCCTCGCACGCCAAGTGCGCGCGCTGGGCCAGGCGGGGGATGTGTTGCTGGCGTTCTCCACCGGTGGCAACGAAGCGGCTCTGCTGCAGGCCGTGCAGGCCGCGCACGAGCGCGACATGACCGTGGTGGCCCTGTGCGGCCGCGACAGCGGCGCCCTGGCCGCACTGCTGCGCGAGACCGACGTGCAGATCTGCGTGCCTCACGATCGCCCCGCGCGGGTGCGCGAGGTGCAGGCCCTGGTGCTGCACTGCCTGTGCGACGGCATGGACGCCCAATTGCTTGGAGATCAGGAGATATTGCTATGA
- a CDS encoding NAD(P)-dependent oxidoreductase gives MSSSINSRPYDAVPARHVAFLGLGVMGFPMAGHLARAGHTVTVYNRTASKSIAWCAKFGGAGGQKHAATPREAAAGADIVFCCVGNDDDLRSVVLGEDGAFAGMQPGAIFVDHTTASAAVARQLYQEARTRGLQFVDAPVSGGQAGAQNGLLTVMCGGDQEAFDAVRPAGMAFARAFTRIGDSGAGQLAKMVNQVCIAGLVQGLSEAVAFGQQAGLDMPLVLDVISKGAAQSWQMDNRGKTMAEGRFDFGFAVDWMRKDLGLVLDEAKRNGALLPVTALVDQFYADVQRAGGGRWDTSSLITRLAGQPGKA, from the coding sequence ATGAGCAGCAGCATCAACTCCCGCCCCTACGACGCCGTGCCGGCGCGCCACGTGGCCTTCCTGGGCCTGGGGGTCATGGGCTTTCCGATGGCAGGGCACCTGGCACGGGCGGGCCACACGGTCACGGTCTATAACCGAACTGCTAGCAAATCGATAGCTTGGTGCGCAAAGTTTGGGGGCGCTGGAGGCCAAAAACATGCCGCGACGCCACGCGAGGCGGCGGCCGGGGCCGACATTGTCTTTTGCTGCGTTGGCAACGACGACGATCTGCGCTCGGTGGTGCTGGGCGAGGACGGGGCCTTTGCCGGCATGCAGCCGGGTGCCATCTTCGTGGACCACACCACGGCATCGGCCGCCGTGGCGCGCCAGCTGTACCAGGAGGCGCGCACGCGCGGCCTGCAGTTTGTGGACGCCCCCGTCTCGGGCGGCCAGGCCGGCGCGCAAAACGGCCTGCTGACCGTGATGTGCGGCGGCGACCAGGAGGCGTTTGACGCCGTGCGTCCCGCGGGCATGGCCTTCGCCCGGGCCTTCACCCGCATCGGCGACAGCGGCGCCGGCCAGCTGGCCAAGATGGTCAACCAGGTCTGCATTGCCGGGCTGGTGCAGGGCTTGTCGGAGGCGGTGGCTTTTGGCCAGCAGGCGGGCCTGGACATGCCGCTGGTGCTGGATGTGATCAGCAAGGGCGCGGCGCAGAGCTGGCAGATGGACAACCGCGGTAAGACCATGGCCGAAGGACGCTTCGACTTCGGCTTTGCCGTGGACTGGATGCGCAAGGACCTGGGCCTGGTACTGGACGAGGCCAAGCGCAACGGCGCGCTGCTGCCCGTCACCGCCCTGGTGGACCAGTTCTATGCCGACGTGCAGCGCGCCGGCGGCGGTCGCTGGGACACGTCCAGCCTCATCACGCGCCTGGCCGGCCAGCCCGGCAAGGCCTGA
- the rplQ gene encoding 50S ribosomal protein L17: MRHGHGLRKLNRTTSHRLAMLQNMMNSIIEHEAIKTTLPKAKELRRVIEPMITLAKEDSVANRRLAFNRLRDRDSVTKLFNELGPRFKARPGGYTRILKMGFRVGDNAPMAYVEFVERAEENVGEVAETSAKG, translated from the coding sequence ATGCGTCACGGACACGGCCTGCGAAAACTCAACCGCACGACATCGCACCGCCTTGCGATGCTGCAAAACATGATGAACTCGATCATCGAGCACGAGGCCATCAAGACCACCCTCCCCAAGGCCAAGGAGCTGCGCCGCGTGATCGAGCCCATGATCACCCTGGCCAAGGAAGACTCCGTTGCCAACCGCCGCCTGGCCTTCAATCGCCTGCGTGATCGCGACAGCGTGACCAAGCTGTTCAACGAACTGGGCCCGCGCTTCAAGGCCCGCCCCGGTGGCTACACGCGCATCCTGAAGATGGGCTTCCGCGTCGGCGACAACGCACCCATGGCTTACGTGGAGTTCGTCGAGCGCGCAGAAGAAAATGTGGGCGAAGTTGCCGAAACTTCCGCCAAGGGCTGA
- a CDS encoding type IV pilus twitching motility protein PilT, translated as MDITQLLAFSVKNKASDLHLSAGLPPMIRVHGDVRRLNVDALDHKTVHAMVYDIMTDSQRKVYEEFLEVDFSFEIDGLARFRVNAFNHYRGAGAVFRTIPSKILTLEQLNAPKIFADLALKPRGLVLVTGPTGSGKSTTLAGMVNHLNESEYGHILTVEDPIEFVHESKKSLINQREVGPMTLSFSAALRSALREDPDAILVGEMRDLETIRLAMTAAETGHLVFGTLHTSSAAKTIDRIIDVFPAEEKEMVRAMLSESLQAVISQTLCKTKDGSGRVAAHEIMLGTSAIRNLIREAKVAQMYSTIQTGNSVGMQTLDQNLADLVRRNIISPAEARSKAKIPENFPG; from the coding sequence GTGGACATCACCCAGCTGCTTGCCTTCAGTGTCAAGAACAAGGCCTCGGACCTGCACCTGTCCGCCGGGCTGCCGCCCATGATCCGCGTGCATGGCGACGTGCGCCGCCTGAACGTCGATGCGCTGGACCACAAGACGGTGCACGCCATGGTGTACGACATCATGACGGACTCGCAGCGCAAGGTGTACGAGGAGTTCCTGGAGGTGGACTTCTCCTTCGAGATCGACGGCCTGGCGCGCTTTCGCGTCAACGCCTTCAACCACTACCGCGGCGCAGGCGCGGTGTTCCGGACCATTCCCAGCAAGATCCTCACGCTGGAGCAGCTGAATGCGCCCAAGATCTTCGCCGACCTGGCGCTCAAGCCCCGGGGCCTGGTGCTGGTGACCGGCCCCACGGGCTCGGGCAAGTCCACCACGCTGGCCGGCATGGTCAACCACCTGAACGAGAGCGAGTACGGCCACATCCTCACCGTCGAGGACCCGATCGAGTTCGTGCACGAATCCAAGAAGAGCCTGATCAACCAGCGCGAGGTCGGGCCGATGACGCTGTCGTTCTCCGCCGCGCTGCGCTCGGCCCTGCGCGAGGACCCGGACGCCATCCTGGTGGGCGAAATGCGCGACCTGGAGACCATCCGCCTGGCCATGACGGCGGCCGAAACGGGCCACCTGGTGTTCGGCACGCTGCACACGTCGAGTGCCGCCAAGACCATCGACCGCATCATCGACGTCTTCCCCGCCGAGGAAAAGGAGATGGTGCGGGCCATGCTGTCGGAGTCGCTGCAGGCCGTGATCTCGCAGACATTGTGCAAGACCAAGGACGGCTCGGGCCGCGTGGCGGCGCACGAGATCATGCTGGGCACCAGCGCCATCCGCAACCTGATCCGCGAGGCCAAGGTGGCGCAGATGTACTCCACCATCCAGACCGGCAACAGCGTGGGCATGCAGACGCTGGACCAGAACCTGGCCGACCTGGTGCGGCGCAACATCATCAGCCCGGCCGAGGCCCGCAGCAAGGCCAAGATCCCGGAAAACTTCCCCGGCTGA
- the rpmJ gene encoding 50S ribosomal protein L36: MRVSASVKKICRNCKIIRRKGVVRVICTDQRHKQRQG, translated from the coding sequence ATGAGAGTTTCGGCTTCGGTAAAGAAGATCTGCCGCAACTGCAAAATCATCCGCCGCAAGGGTGTGGTGCGCGTGATCTGCACGGATCAGCGTCACAAGCAGCGCCAGGGCTGA
- the rpsM gene encoding 30S ribosomal protein S13: protein MARIAGINIPPHKHAEIGLTAIYGIGRTRARKICDACGIDYSKKVKELTDADLEKIRDQIAQFTIEGDLRRETTMNIKRLMDIGCYRGFRHRRGLPMRGQRTRTNARTRKGPRKGAAALKK, encoded by the coding sequence ATGGCTCGTATCGCTGGTATCAACATTCCGCCCCACAAGCATGCCGAAATTGGTCTGACGGCCATCTACGGTATCGGGCGCACCCGTGCTCGCAAGATTTGCGACGCATGCGGCATCGACTACTCCAAGAAGGTCAAGGAATTGACCGACGCCGATCTGGAAAAGATCCGCGATCAGATCGCCCAGTTCACCATCGAAGGTGACCTGCGTCGCGAGACGACGATGAACATCAAGCGCCTGATGGACATCGGCTGCTACCGGGGCTTCCGTCATCGCCGCGGCCTGCCGATGCGCGGTCAGCGCACCCGCACCAATGCCCGTACCCGCAAGGGTCCGCGCAAGGGCGCAGCGGCACTGAAGAAGTAA
- the rpsD gene encoding 30S ribosomal protein S4: protein MARYLGPKAKLSRREGTDLFLKSARRSIADKAKFDSKPGQHGRTSGARTSDYGLQLREKQKVKRMYGVLEKQFRRYFAEAERRRGNTGANLMGLLESRLDNVVYRMGFGSTRAEARQLVSHKAITVNGQSVNIASYLVKVGDVVAVREKSKKQARIAEALQLAQQVGIAAWVEVNVEKAEGVFKKAPDRDEFGADINESLIVELYSR, encoded by the coding sequence GTGGCACGTTATCTCGGCCCCAAGGCCAAACTCTCCCGCCGCGAAGGAACTGACCTGTTCCTCAAGAGCGCACGCCGCTCGATCGCGGACAAGGCCAAGTTCGACTCCAAGCCCGGCCAGCATGGCCGCACGTCCGGTGCCCGCACCTCTGACTACGGCCTGCAGCTGCGCGAGAAGCAGAAGGTCAAGCGCATGTACGGCGTGCTGGAAAAGCAGTTTCGCCGCTACTTCGCTGAAGCCGAGCGCCGCCGTGGCAACACTGGCGCCAACCTGATGGGCCTGCTGGAAAGCCGCCTGGACAACGTCGTGTACCGCATGGGCTTTGGCTCCACCCGCGCCGAAGCGCGCCAGCTGGTGTCGCACAAGGCCATTACGGTGAATGGCCAGTCCGTGAACATCGCTTCCTACCTTGTGAAGGTGGGCGACGTGGTTGCCGTGCGCGAGAAGTCCAAGAAGCAGGCACGCATTGCCGAGGCTCTGCAGTTGGCGCAGCAGGTCGGCATCGCTGCCTGGGTCGAGGTCAACGTCGAGAAAGCCGAAGGCGTCTTCAAGAAGGCACCGGATCGTGATGAGTTCGGTGCCGACATCAACGAATCGCTGATCGTCGAGTTGTATTCGCGTTAA
- a CDS encoding YggS family pyridoxal phosphate-dependent enzyme, with product MTTIAANLEHVQGRIARACEAAGRAPASVGLLAVSKTFGAPEVLQAAHAGQRAFGENYLQEALDKRAAVAALAPELAAELRWHCIGPIQSNKTRLVAEHFHWAHTVDRLKIAQRLSDQRPEQLPPLMVCIQVNVDGGASKSGVAPQEALALARDVAQLPRLCLRGVMSIPDPVEGPAAQRAVHGRVREVFDAIAACGAPGLEHFDTLSLGMTADLEAAIAAGSTLVRVGSGLFGARSYPPA from the coding sequence ATGACGACCATCGCTGCCAATCTGGAGCACGTGCAGGGGCGCATCGCCCGCGCCTGCGAGGCGGCGGGCCGCGCCCCGGCCAGCGTCGGCCTGCTGGCGGTGTCCAAGACCTTTGGCGCGCCCGAGGTGCTGCAGGCCGCGCACGCCGGCCAGCGCGCTTTTGGCGAAAACTATCTGCAGGAAGCGCTGGACAAGAGGGCCGCCGTGGCCGCGCTCGCGCCGGAACTGGCCGCCGAGCTGCGCTGGCACTGCATCGGTCCCATCCAGAGCAACAAGACGCGGCTGGTGGCCGAGCACTTTCACTGGGCGCACACGGTGGACCGGCTGAAGATCGCCCAGCGCCTGTCGGACCAGCGCCCCGAGCAGCTGCCGCCGCTCATGGTGTGCATCCAGGTCAATGTGGATGGCGGCGCCAGCAAGTCTGGCGTGGCCCCGCAAGAGGCGCTGGCCCTGGCCCGCGACGTGGCGCAGCTGCCGCGCCTGTGCCTGCGCGGGGTGATGAGCATCCCTGACCCGGTGGAGGGCCCCGCGGCCCAGCGCGCCGTGCACGGGCGGGTGCGGGAGGTGTTCGACGCCATCGCCGCCTGCGGCGCGCCGGGGCTGGAGCACTTCGACACCCTGTCGCTGGGCATGACGGCCGACCTGGAAGCGGCGATCGCCGCCGGCAGCACGCTGGTGCGCGTGGGCAGCGGCCTCTTCGGCGCGCGCAGCTACCCGCCGGCCTGA
- a CDS encoding PilT/PilU family type 4a pilus ATPase: protein MERDQASKFINDLLRLMVNRGGSDLFITAEFPPAIKVDGKITKVSPQPLTPAHTLTLARSIMSDRQIADFERTKECNFAISPAGIGRFRVNAFIQQSRVGMVLRSIPTTPPTIDGLGMPQVLKEVVMTKRGLCILVGATGSGKSTTLAAMLDWRNENTFGHIITVEDPVEFVHPHKNCVVTQREIGLDTDSWEAALKNTLRQAPDVILMGEIRDRETMEHAVAFSETGHLCLATLHANSANQALDRIINFFPEERRTQLLMDLSLNLRAMVSQRLLPRQDSKGRAAAVEIMLNTPLIADLIFKGDVTEIKEIMKKSRNLGMQTFDQSLFDLFEANVITYEDALRNADSVNDLRLQIKLSSQRAKTTDLAAGTEHFAIV from the coding sequence ATGGAACGCGATCAGGCGAGCAAATTCATCAACGACCTGCTCCGGCTGATGGTCAACCGCGGCGGCAGCGACCTGTTCATCACGGCGGAGTTTCCGCCCGCCATCAAGGTGGACGGCAAGATCACCAAGGTCTCGCCCCAGCCGCTCACGCCCGCGCACACGCTGACACTGGCGCGCTCCATCATGAGCGACCGCCAGATTGCCGACTTCGAGCGCACCAAGGAGTGCAACTTCGCCATCTCGCCGGCCGGCATCGGGCGCTTCCGGGTCAACGCCTTCATCCAGCAAAGCCGCGTGGGCATGGTGCTGCGCTCCATCCCCACCACGCCGCCGACCATCGACGGGCTGGGCATGCCGCAGGTGCTCAAGGAGGTCGTCATGACCAAGCGCGGGCTGTGCATCCTGGTGGGCGCCACGGGCTCGGGCAAGTCCACCACGCTGGCGGCCATGCTGGACTGGCGCAACGAGAACACCTTCGGCCACATCATCACCGTGGAGGACCCGGTGGAGTTCGTGCACCCGCACAAGAACTGCGTGGTCACCCAGCGCGAGATCGGGCTGGACACGGACAGCTGGGAAGCGGCACTGAAGAACACGCTGCGCCAGGCGCCGGACGTGATCCTGATGGGCGAGATCCGCGACCGCGAGACGATGGAGCACGCGGTGGCCTTCTCCGAGACCGGCCACCTGTGCCTGGCCACACTGCACGCCAACAGCGCCAACCAGGCGTTGGACCGCATCATCAACTTCTTCCCCGAGGAGCGGCGCACCCAGCTGCTGATGGACCTGTCGCTGAACCTGCGCGCCATGGTCTCGCAGCGCTTGCTGCCGCGCCAGGACAGCAAGGGCCGCGCCGCCGCCGTGGAGATCATGCTCAACACTCCCTTGATCGCCGACCTCATCTTCAAGGGCGACGTCACCGAGATCAAGGAGATCATGAAGAAGAGCCGCAACCTCGGCATGCAGACCTTCGACCAGTCACTGTTCGACCTGTTCGAGGCAAACGTCATCACCTACGAGGACGCGCTGCGCAATGCCGACTCGGTCAACGACCTGCGCCTGCAGATCAAGCTCAGCAGCCAGCGCGCCAAGACCACCGACCTGGCCGCGGGCACCGAGCACTTCGCGATCGTCTGA
- the rpsK gene encoding 30S ribosomal protein S11 gives MAKSPANNAAQRVRKKVRKNVSDGIAHVHASFNNTIITITDRQGNALSWASSGGQGFKGSRKSTPFAAQVASEVAGRAAMEQGVKNLDVEIKGPGPGRESSVRALGALGIRITSISDVTPVPHNGCRPQKRRRI, from the coding sequence ATGGCAAAGTCTCCCGCCAATAACGCCGCCCAGCGCGTGCGCAAGAAGGTCCGCAAGAACGTCTCCGACGGCATTGCCCACGTTCACGCCTCCTTCAACAACACCATCATCACCATCACTGACCGTCAGGGCAACGCGTTGTCCTGGGCCTCGTCGGGTGGTCAAGGCTTCAAGGGCTCGCGCAAGTCCACTCCCTTCGCTGCCCAGGTGGCCTCGGAAGTGGCTGGCCGCGCTGCCATGGAGCAGGGCGTCAAGAATCTGGACGTCGAGATCAAGGGCCCCGGCCCCGGTCGCGAGTCCTCTGTGCGCGCCCTGGGCGCCCTGGGCATCCGCATCACGTCGATCTCCGATGTGACGCCGGTTCCGCACAACGGCTGCCGCCCTCAGAAGCGCCGCCGCATCTGA
- a CDS encoding YraN family protein, with product MGFLQDDGASRPGKGATTRVAGQAAEDQALAHLLAAGLVLVQRNYRTVGRGGGEIDLILREPDGTLVFVEVRSRAGASHGGAGASIGITKRRRIIFAAQCYLMRWAQPPACRFDAVLIEQGRLQWLRAAFDAG from the coding sequence ATGGGATTCCTTCAAGACGATGGGGCAAGCCGGCCCGGCAAGGGTGCGACCACGCGCGTGGCCGGCCAGGCGGCCGAGGACCAGGCGCTGGCCCATCTGCTGGCGGCCGGCCTGGTGCTGGTGCAGCGCAATTATCGGACCGTCGGGCGCGGCGGCGGCGAGATCGACCTGATCCTGCGCGAGCCCGACGGCACTCTGGTGTTCGTGGAGGTGCGCAGCCGCGCTGGCGCCAGCCACGGCGGCGCGGGCGCCAGCATTGGCATCACCAAGCGGCGGCGCATCATCTTTGCTGCACAGTGCTACCTGATGCGCTGGGCGCAGCCGCCGGCCTGCCGCTTCGACGCGGTGCTGATCGAGCAGGGCCGGCTGCAGTGGCTGCGCGCGGCCTTTGACGCGGGCTGA
- a CDS encoding BON domain-containing protein — translation MKERFLRAGAAVLTAAALGAGLSACAPLVIGGGAMVGTLMAIDRRTAGTQVEDEGIELRAASRIRETLGDRAHINVTSYNRQVLLTGEVATAEDGQKAEQIVRGVENVLSVVNDLGIMPPSSLTQRSNDTFITGKVRASLVDAKDLTASAFKVVTERNVVYLMGRVTQREAKRSAEIARGVNGVRKVVRAFEVISEEELQRQLAQPAPVTQDPAAASAPARR, via the coding sequence ATGAAAGAACGTTTCTTGCGCGCTGGCGCGGCCGTGCTCACCGCCGCGGCCCTGGGCGCCGGGCTGTCCGCCTGCGCACCGCTGGTCATTGGCGGTGGTGCCATGGTTGGCACCTTGATGGCCATCGATCGCCGCACGGCCGGCACCCAGGTCGAGGACGAGGGCATCGAGCTGCGCGCCGCCAGCCGCATCCGTGAAACCCTGGGCGACCGCGCCCACATCAATGTGACCAGCTACAACCGCCAGGTGCTGCTGACCGGCGAAGTGGCCACTGCCGAGGATGGCCAGAAGGCCGAGCAGATCGTGCGTGGCGTCGAGAACGTGCTGTCCGTCGTCAACGATCTGGGCATCATGCCCCCCTCCAGCCTGACGCAGCGCTCCAACGACACCTTCATCACCGGCAAGGTGCGCGCCAGCCTGGTGGACGCCAAGGACCTCACGGCCAGCGCCTTCAAGGTGGTGACCGAGCGCAACGTGGTCTATCTGATGGGCCGGGTGACGCAGCGCGAGGCCAAGCGCAGCGCCGAGATCGCCCGGGGCGTGAACGGCGTGCGCAAGGTGGTGCGGGCGTTTGAGGTGATCAGCGAGGAGGAGCTCCAGCGCCAGCTGGCCCAGCCGGCGCCGGTCACGCAGGACCCGGCCGCCGCCAGCGCCCCCGCCAGGCGCTGA
- the rsmI gene encoding 16S rRNA (cytidine(1402)-2'-O)-methyltransferase gives MSASFASALGAARDAAAAQHYPQGALYVVATPIGNLADMTLRALHVLQLADIIACEDTRHTHALLRAYGIDKAGGSLIALHQHNEAQAAQQVVGQLRQGLRVAYVSDAGTPGVSDPGARLVDAVHQAGLRSIPLPGASSVTTALSVAGSVAPATEVQGFVFQGFLPARAGERSAAIQQLANEPRCVVLLEAPHRIQELATALAVLGGRRVTLARELTKQFEEVSSHPASELSAWLAGSPQRVRGEFVVLLHPADAQKNEEGGDSERVLRLLLDELPTKTAVKLAAEITGAARNALYEAALRMKNG, from the coding sequence TTGAGCGCATCCTTTGCATCGGCCCTTGGCGCCGCACGCGACGCGGCTGCCGCGCAGCATTATCCGCAGGGCGCCCTGTACGTCGTGGCCACGCCCATCGGCAACCTGGCCGACATGACCCTACGGGCGCTGCACGTGCTGCAGCTGGCCGACATCATCGCCTGCGAAGACACGCGCCACACCCACGCGCTGCTGCGCGCCTATGGCATCGACAAGGCCGGTGGCAGCCTGATCGCGCTGCATCAGCACAACGAGGCCCAGGCTGCGCAGCAGGTGGTCGGTCAGCTGCGGCAGGGCCTGCGCGTGGCCTACGTGAGCGACGCCGGGACCCCCGGTGTAAGTGACCCGGGCGCGCGTCTGGTCGATGCCGTGCACCAGGCAGGCCTGCGCAGCATTCCGCTGCCGGGCGCCAGCAGCGTGACCACGGCGCTCAGTGTGGCGGGCTCGGTCGCTCCGGCCACGGAGGTACAGGGTTTCGTCTTCCAGGGATTTCTGCCGGCCCGTGCAGGAGAGCGCAGCGCGGCCATCCAGCAGCTGGCCAACGAGCCGCGCTGCGTGGTGCTGCTGGAGGCCCCCCACCGCATCCAGGAGCTGGCCACCGCCCTCGCAGTGCTGGGCGGGCGCCGCGTCACCCTCGCGCGCGAGCTCACCAAACAGTTCGAGGAGGTCTCCAGCCATCCCGCAAGCGAGCTGTCTGCATGGCTTGCCGGCTCGCCCCAGCGGGTCCGCGGTGAGTTCGTAGTCCTGCTGCATCCCGCGGATGCCCAGAAGAATGAAGAAGGCGGGGACAGCGAGCGGGTATTGAGACTGCTGCTCGATGAGTTGCCCACCAAGACGGCAGTGAAACTGGCCGCTGAAATTACGGGGGCTGCGCGCAATGCCTTGTATGAGGCCGCCTTGCGCATGAAAAACGGCTGA
- a CDS encoding DNA-directed RNA polymerase subunit alpha, with product MQTNLLKPKTINVEQLGPNRAKVELEPFERGYGHTLGNALRRVLLSSMVGYAATEVTIASVLHEYSSIDGVQEDVVNILLNLKGVVFKLHNRDEVTLSLRKDGEGVVTARDIQTPHDVEIVNPDHLIATLSAGGKLDMQIKVEKGRGYVPGSLRRYADESTKSIGRIVLDASFSPIRRVSYTVESARVEQRTDLDKLVMEIETNGAISAEDAVRASAKILVEQLAVFAQLEGGELAAFDTPSSSRSAATFDPILLRPVDELELTVRSANCLKAENIYYIGDLIQRTENELLKTPNLGRKSLNEIKEVLASRGLTLGMKLENWPPAGLDKR from the coding sequence ATGCAAACCAATTTGCTGAAGCCCAAGACCATCAACGTCGAGCAGCTGGGTCCCAATCGCGCCAAAGTGGAACTGGAGCCCTTTGAGCGCGGCTATGGCCACACGCTTGGCAATGCCCTGCGCAGGGTTCTGCTGTCTTCCATGGTCGGCTACGCAGCAACGGAAGTGACGATCGCCAGCGTGCTGCACGAGTATTCGTCCATTGATGGCGTGCAGGAAGATGTCGTGAACATCCTCCTGAACCTCAAGGGCGTCGTATTCAAGCTGCACAACCGTGATGAAGTCACGTTGTCGCTGCGCAAGGATGGAGAAGGCGTCGTGACGGCGCGCGACATCCAGACGCCGCACGACGTCGAGATCGTCAACCCTGACCACCTGATCGCCACCCTGTCTGCCGGCGGCAAGCTCGACATGCAGATCAAGGTTGAGAAGGGCCGCGGCTACGTGCCCGGCAGCCTGCGCCGCTATGCCGACGAGTCCACCAAGTCCATCGGTCGTATCGTGCTGGATGCCTCGTTCTCGCCGATTCGCCGCGTGAGCTACACGGTGGAAAGCGCTCGCGTGGAGCAGCGTACTGACCTGGACAAGCTGGTCATGGAGATCGAGACCAACGGTGCCATCTCGGCTGAAGATGCCGTGCGCGCGTCGGCCAAGATTCTGGTCGAGCAGCTGGCGGTGTTCGCGCAGCTTGAAGGCGGCGAACTGGCGGCGTTCGACACGCCCTCCAGCTCACGCAGCGCTGCTACGTTCGACCCGATCTTGCTGCGTCCGGTGGACGAGCTGGAACTCACGGTGCGTTCGGCCAACTGCCTGAAGGCCGAGAACATCTACTACATCGGTGACCTGATCCAGCGCACCGAGAACGAGCTGCTCAAGACGCCCAACCTGGGCCGCAAGTCGCTCAACGAAATCAAGGAAGTGCTCGCCTCCCGCGGCCTTACCTTGGGCATGAAGCTCGAGAACTGGCCGCCTGCCGGCCTGGACAAGCGCTGA